One region of Salvelinus sp. IW2-2015 linkage group LG6.1, ASM291031v2, whole genome shotgun sequence genomic DNA includes:
- the tnfaip8l2b gene encoding tumor necrosis factor, alpha-induced protein 8-like protein 2 B: protein MESFSSKDMAMQAQKKILSHMANKSVVHMFIDDTSSEILDELYRVSKEYSGNRSEAQKVVKDLIKIAVKIGVLFRHNRFSPEELSLAQDFKKKLHQGAMTAISFYEVEFTFDKTVMSEILTGCRDLLLKLVDSHLTSKSHGRINHVFNHYSDPELLTKLYNPDGPFKPNLTKICTGLNRLLEEGTL from the exons ATGGAGTCGTTCAGCTCCAAGGATATGGCCATGCAGGCCCAGAAGAAGATCCTCAGCCACATGGCCAACAAGTCTGTGGTCCATATGTTCATAGACGACACCAGCAGTGAGATCCTGGACGAGCTCTACCGTGTTTCCAAAGAGTATTCAGGCAACCGCTCAGAGGCCCAGAAGGTGGTGAAGGACCTGATCAAGATAGCAGTGAAGATTGGCGTGCTGTTCAGACACAACCGTTTCAGCCCAGAGGAGCTGAGTCTGGCCCAGGACTTCAAGAAGAAGCTGCATCAAGGAGCCATGACAGCCATCAGCTTCTATGAG GTGGAGTTCACCTTTGACAAGACAGTAATGTCGGAGATCCTGACAGGATGCAGAGATCTGCTGTTGAAGCTAGTCGACTCCCACCTCACATCCAAATCCCATGGTCGCATCAACCACGTATTCAACCATTACTCCGATCCAGAGCTTCTGACCAAGCTGTACAACCCCGATGGACCCTTTAAACCCAACCTCACCAAAATCTGCACCGGCCTCAACCGTCTGCTGGAGGAGGGAACGTTATGA
- the LOC111965097 gene encoding lysM and putative peptidoglycan-binding domain-containing protein 1-like — MFHGERAPLSTSGRGLLRGNRTRSYGSLVQSNLSPVRQRRIEHQVQPGETLQGLALKYGVSMEQIKRANRLYTNDSIFIKKSLSIPVLSDYNSDANSGVDVTEDDSGQVQDSTSKEGSTQNGKPVNNSEKTQEGISELSPMNFLKRMDRMISQSKQAVKRCQEGEKRLTSLEAACTSKTTDRRFTRSNSATVVTSPRMHQQAILGAVPLTITKCTKKLREREDEIFEL, encoded by the exons ATGTTCCACGGGGAACGGGCTCCTCTTTCAACCAGTGGACGCGGTCTACTCCGCGGTAACCGCACGAGGTCATATGGCAGTCTTGTACAATCCAACCTTTCTCCGGTACGACAAAGACGAATTGAACACCAGGTTCAACCAGGAGAGACGTTGCAAGGACTCGCGTTGAAATATGGAGTATCT ATGGAACAAATCAAAAGAGCAAATAGACTGTACACGAATGACTCAATATTCATAAAGAAGTCTCTTTCCATACCTGTGCTGTCAGACTACAACAGTGATGCTAATAGTGGGGTAGATGTGACTGAGGATGACTCAGGCCAGGTACAGGACAGTACAAGTAAAGAAGGCTCTACTCAAAATGGGAAGCCAGTGAACAACTCTGAAAAGACACAAGAAGGCATATCAGAACTTTCTCCAATGAATTTCTTAAAAAGGATGGATCGTATGATCAGCCAGTCCAAGCAAGCTGTGAAAAGATGCCAAGAGGGAGAAAAACG ATTGACGTCTTTGGAAGCAGCTTGTACCAGTAAGACAACAGACCGTCGATTTACAAGGTCAAACAGTGCCACGGTCGTCACCTCTCCCAGAATGCATCAGCAAGCCATACTTGGTGCAGTGCCCCTCACCATCACCAAATGCACCAAgaaactgagagaaagagaggatgagatCTTTGAGTTGTGA